Below is a genomic region from Thunnus albacares chromosome 4, fThuAlb1.1, whole genome shotgun sequence.
AATCTGTCGCTCTACACAATGGGtaagtgaaaagaaaagaaaaattagatGCAAGGTGACAAAAGTATGATTCAAGAAAGAATGATGAAATTCTAAGAACCAAGCCGTGATTCATAGCTCACAGTTACATGAGATAAAAGGACGAATGACAGTGACAAAGTGGAGCAGTACTGTTTAaaaccagagcaaaaaaaatctcacattataagaaaaccaaacaagaaaaacaagtctCAAAACAAGCTAAGCCTCATTATACCTAATCTATACAAGTGCCTGTGGAAATGGATTAGGCTTTCACACAGAATGAGCCAAGCTATTGGAAGCTTAACGCAAGTGGATagtacaaacacaacaataactCAATATTGTCAATATTATTATGAAGGCAATATTTACTTCATTTTCTAACATTAGCCATcatactggtcataccagatcGAGATAggctgtacttttttttttttgaattatACATAGTATATCTAATGGCTTATGAAGTCAACTTCTCATCTTTTAGAGGAAGattgtgttgtttcttctcttAGAAGTTACTTAGTCTCCCTAAaggtaaaaacaaattaaaagctGATAATGTGGCAGTAGTGATATGATTAATCAAATTCATATCAAAAAGCCACCTTCAAAGAGAACATTATACAATTACAGATCACATTTACAAACAGAAAACTATTCAATTGTTCTAAAACAATACAATGGATTTTCAAAGTAGAGCTTTGGGGGTAAATAAACTAAACTTCACTTGAACTTCTGTTATTGTGAAATTGTggaaaattcagaaaaaaaatacagacctgCAAATGCTAAGCTTAAGCATAATGAACCGTGTTTATGTAGcacaaaaatgctaaaattctttacaagaaaacaaaacccTGGAAAATTATATTAACATATCACCATGAGGCAGGTCACAAACAATGATTCACATAAGTGTTTACCGTGTAAACAAAGCTGTCAGGACAGGGCTGCTCATACTGGTAGACCTTATAGACGACCAgaaacaccacacacaccagGAAGGCCAGGGCACAGATCACCAGCAAGGTCACCTaaaggagaaaagacaaaagctCCAGTGTCGGCACAAAGTCTGCTTCACAGCTCAGCTTACGAACATCACAAACCTACTGAATCAGTTTTATTGAAAGGAGATGAGCGAGCAAACTTAAAGATTTTCTCGTCTTTCTATTTCTAGTTTAAACAGCAGTGCAAGGTTGaaatactgaaatgaaaaacatccatAGAAGAGATGCACACTGGTGTAGATAGAGTGCACGCTAAGTTACATATCCGAATATGTCCGATGTATATATGACAATGACTAACAGCTTGTCAGGGTTACAGGATATTCTGCATACAGTAGTAACCCAGTAGGAAAATGGCTTGTGTGACCATCTGTACAGCCCAGCTCTCACCTCTCAGGGGAGTTACATAACGGCTACTGGTGTTTCTCGGATGTGGGAGGGGGATAAGACAAGGTGTGGGAGAAATAGTCTCATTATTGCTGAAGATATTGCACCCCGGTATGTGTGTGAGTTATTTTTATGACTCACAAAGTCAATATGAACGCTTGTGGAgaaatttgatcatttcaaGCGACGTCAGCGaaattgttttatattctgAATAAGTTGACGCAGTTGcatcagagaaagagagaaatccTCGTGCCAGTGTCGACTGCTGACAGAATATACACGAGGATTTCTTGGAGAGAGTAGATGCATGTTGTTACTCTTTCCCAACACAGATGACTGAGGTTTGATAAGATTGTTAACAACTAGacagatattttctttttatctgtctgtgtgaaTCCTGCAGTTACACATCTGAGCAGACGGTACAACATGTACAAAGCAAAGCAACAGGAGATTATGAAAGAGACTATCTGCGATGAAAGAGCTGCCTGCAGCGTTTCAAAGCACTGATGTGAGTTTTTACGAGCTGTGTTCTCTCAGACAGTGATGTGTCCCTTTGCCTTTCAAATGTCTCTCTACTAGCAAAGGAAGCTTGacacacaggagagacagtTTCATCTGTTGATTCTAAATATGGAGTGAGAGCGGAGTGTATAGTCTGCATGCAGAGCAcatatgaattttaaaaatgcaaaggTAAAAGGAAAAGCACTGGTGAgacgtgtatatatatatatatatatatatatatatatatatgcaaattTTTAGTCCCAAATTTTTAGATCTAGAGCCaggactgtgtttttttttcttttttttctttaccaaaCCATATGTTTACATCATTATATATGTTGTGAACAGCTTAACACATCTGCCCGGTCAGGGGGGGCGTTGAGGGAGGTGGGAGGGATGCTGCCATTTGGAGGCTATCGCCATGGCAGCAGCTGAATTAATGAGAGTTTCAGGGCGGGGTTAAGTGAATCATTGTGCATTATGTCTCCCTGTGTAGCCTGACAAGATGAcaagcagcaggaaacaggacATGAAGGTGATCTGAGCGAGCAAGCCACAGAGTATAATTTGGATAGCGGTGGCAAATGTCCTGAGCCTGCAGGGGGGGAAACAGCTCTCCGgcatatgcatgtgtgcatgagagTGCGAGAGATATTGGGAGAAAAATGGGATGATGTATGAAACACAGACAATGGCAGTGACACTATTCTTACTTTGAGTCGCTCAGATACGCCTTCAATGATGCTTATTGAGAACTCAGCAATTTTAGGAGATCGTAGCTTCCCCTTCTTGCTCTCACCATCGTAGTCTGCCTTTGTCTTCACCACCACCtggcagaaacacacaacacacatgtacagacatggcaacaaaaaaaaaaaaaagatccaatCAGCTTGCAGTTGTAGCTGCATGAGGAAATGAGTTCACAGAAGGTGCAAGGTTTGATTTTTCtactaatatattttttttgtttgttttccttcattttcagCAGCCTAATTGGTCTAACTGGAATGATGGAAATACAGCAAGGGTCTGTTCTGTAAGGACCCCCTCACTATGACTCTCCAAATCAGTGGAAAATATCAAATCCAAAATCTTACCTTGTCTGGTGGAGGGAACTGCAGCTGACTGGCGTCTAACGGTGTTATGAGAGGGATGGTGTCAAATCCGTCTTCAGAAACCACCTTCCCGTTATTTTTCTCACTGAAATTATTCCCCAGTTTAACCATTTTCCCCGCACGTACAGACGCCAACCT
It encodes:
- the LOC122980954 gene encoding neuronal vesicle trafficking-associated protein 1-like, which gives rise to MVKLGNNFSEKNNGKVVSEDGFDTIPLITPLDASQLQFPPPDKVVVKTKADYDGESKKGKLRSPKIAEFSISIIEGVSERLKVTLLVICALAFLVCVVFLVVYKVYQYEQPCPDSFVYTQGRCMPAGMYGNYPPQGPGGRGRLFTLINHYNIAKQTITRSVSPWMTIMSEEKVTQQETETAQKLA